Below is a window of Oceanipulchritudo coccoides DNA.
GGGCGCAGATTGATCCGGCTCTTCTCGTGAACATGCTTAATTTGAACGAGCAATCGGTCATCGATGCACTTTACACGAGTCGCCCGGTTTCTGAAGTGCCACCGTTTGCCACGTTTGCCATCGGGCCGGTGAACGACTTTCTCGCACAAGTCGACAAGTCCACGCAGGATGCATACGTCTATACGCCCGAGTATTTTGCTGCCGGGGGAACAGCGCTCACAACGACCCTTCCCTCGGATCGCGTCCTTGCTGATCCCAACGACAAGGCGGACTCCCGCGACTACATTTTCTTTGCCGATCTGGAGACGCGGCTCGACGGGGATAGCCGCCTGATGACGCGGTTCTTCTTTGAAAATCTCGCCACACGGAAGGCCTCGACCTACGGCTTTGCTTTCAACTCGGACCAGGTCATCCTGAATGGCCGGACGGAGTGGCAGCGGTCATTTGATGATCCGTCTCATTACTTCAATCTGGGACTGGATGTCCGCTTCACGCGGGCTGATGTCCTTCAGGATTTCGATGCGGAACCCTTTGCCCGGCGTGACCTGTCACTGGACACGATCAGTGGGAACTCGATTGTCTACGCCGGCGCGCAACGCGGCCCGGATGGATTGAACAACTGGTCTTCCTTCGGCACGGCCAGCATCTCCTCGGATCTGTTCCAGACCGCTCTTTTTGCCGGTGGAGTCTGGAGGATGCTGGACAAGATCGATTGGCACTACGGGGCACGGATTGAAAATGCGGCATGGGAAATCTCTCTACCGTCAGAGGTTGAACAGGTGCCCGATGCTGACCGTCCAGCTTTTGCCGATGACGGTGACACGACCCTTTGGAGCATTCACTTGAACCCGCAATGGGAAGTTGTGCCCGGTGTGGTTGTCTTTGGCGCTGTTCAATTTGGCAAGGCCCTCGCGCCGGGCGATGGTGGCACCGTCTCCGGTGAGGACAGCTTCACCGATGTGGAACTTTACGAAGCGGGGATCAAGGCCAGCCTGCTTGAAGGCCAGTTGTTTACCACGTTGAGCCTGTACCATTGGGATCAGGCGACTTTCTCCACCCGCGATGCCTCCGCACGCCCACTGCGGGCCAAGGGCGCGGAATGGGAAATGACCTGGTCACCAATTGACTCATTGACTATCCTTGGTGCGGTCACTGCCCAGCGCGTGTATTTAAGAACAAATACACTCGGCTTTGGCGCGATCCCTCAGGACGAGGCAGGATGGGCGCTGAACGGTGGTATCCTGAATGCGACTGGTGGGCGTCCGGCTCCCGATAATCCCGACATGATCTTTGCCGGTGTACCGGAAATTTCAGCACACGTGTATGCCGCGTTGGAATTACCCGGTGGATTCCAGATTTCTGGTGGGCCGATTTGGCGTGACGGGTATTATCACGACATGCAGCGCGCCCTGAAGATCCCAGGTTACGTCCTCTGGTCGGCCCAACTGTCCTATGATGCAGGAGACTG
It encodes the following:
- a CDS encoding TonB-dependent siderophore receptor, with the protein product MKLDKLWPVWAMGLLAATSLQGDSVESQEVIELEAFIVEETARTQLETLSPLSMRMDSLFGGDRTVLEVPRSVTVLSPELMDLLKIDSYSALDKFGAGTQRANYFGLAGSAFVRGARAGTYFNGMLRAYQRNEMPMGFGALEGLEVIKGPVPAGFSPTLVGGAVNQRPKGPYFDKARGSVEVGVGSWDEYSLKLDYGAPMTLFGKPAAYRLSYTGHRSDRFYKNVPHDYDSFYGSVKMKLSERNRLTFGGEVYDFRSSEIPGINRPTKELIKNRQYVIGEPADLTSSQWGGTVVRPLLQFPFSLAVNPQLFALAVPGDVARAQIDPALLVNMLNLNEQSVIDALYTSRPVSEVPPFATFAIGPVNDFLAQVDKSTQDAYVYTPEYFAAGGTALTTTLPSDRVLADPNDKADSRDYIFFADLETRLDGDSRLMTRFFFENLATRKASTYGFAFNSDQVILNGRTEWQRSFDDPSHYFNLGLDVRFTRADVLQDFDAEPFARRDLSLDTISGNSIVYAGAQRGPDGLNNWSSFGTASISSDLFQTALFAGGVWRMLDKIDWHYGARIENAAWEISLPSEVEQVPDADRPAFADDGDTTLWSIHLNPQWEVVPGVVVFGAVQFGKALAPGDGGTVSGEDSFTDVELYEAGIKASLLEGQLFTTLSLYHWDQATFSTRDASARPLRAKGAEWEMTWSPIDSLTILGAVTAQRVYLRTNTLGFGAIPQDEAGWALNGGILNATGGRPAPDNPDMIFAGVPEISAHVYAALELPGGFQISGGPIWRDGYYHDMQRALKIPGYVLWSAQLSYDAGDWWVRLNVENLFDKDYLIGQEPVFSAGTLILQGQERQVNLSAGMRF